The DNA region AAACCTGCGCGTGGGACGACAGGACATCGAACTTTCTCACCTTCGAACCACGCTGCAGGCGGTTGGCCTGTGGGAGACCATCCAGGAGCTGCCGGATGGGCTGGGAACCCCGCTGGCCACCAGCGGCGCGCCGCTTTCTGCCGGTGAGGCGGCGCGACTGCTGGTCGCCCGGGCCATCGCCGGGGGGCCGCGCCTGATCGTGGTGGAAGAGGTACTCGACATCCTCGACGGCGAGGCGCGTCAGCTGGCGCTGGACGCGCTGATGGAACCTCGCGCCCCCTGGACCTTGGTGGTCTTGAGTCGCCATGAGGCCGTGCTGGCTCGCCTGCCGATCGTGTACCGGCTCGATCAGGGGTTGCTGGTGCGGCTCGGTCCCGGGAGGCACGCATGAGTCCCTCCAGGACCCCGCCTTGGGCGCCCGAGCTGAGTGCCTTTCGTGCCCTGGAGGCCGTGCGCACCCCGGAATCATCCAGGCGCCTGGCCAAAGCGGCGATCGCCGGGGGGCTGACCATTGCGTTGGCCCTGGCCTTTGCGCCCTGGCGGCAGACGGCATCGGCCAAGGGGCGCGTGATCGCCTTTGCCCCCATGGCCCGCCAGCAGCTCGTCGAAGCGCCGGTGGAGGCGCGGGTCCAGCGCTGGCACGTGCAAGAGGGAAGCCGGGTGCGGGCAGGAGAACCCCTGGTGGAATTGCGCGATGTCGATCCGGAGTTCGTGGCCCGGCTGGAGCGCGAACTGGCCGCTGTGCGGGAACGCATCGCGGCGGCCGACGGGCGTCAGCGGGCCTTGAACGCGCGTGCCCAGGCCCTGGGCACTTCGCGGGAGCGGGCCATTCGCGCGGCTGGCGAGCGCAAGCGCATGGCCGATCTGCGCACGCGGGCCGCCGACGAGGCCCTGACGGCGGCGCGGGCGACGGAAACGACGGCCAAGTTGAATCGGGACCGCCAGTGGGCCTTGCGCACGCGCGGTCTCGCGGCCGATCGGGCGGTGGAATTGGCGGAGCTGGAGCTGACGCGCGCCATCACGGAACGAGCTCGTGCGGCGGCCACCCTGGCGGCCGCTCAGGCCGAGCAGAGCGCCCTGGCAGCCGATCTGGCACGCGTCGAAACCGACGGCACGGCAGCCCTGGAGGAGGCGCGGGGGGGCGCTGCCGGGGCCCGGGCGGACGCCGAAAATGCGCGGGCTGAACTGGCACGCCTCGAGGTGCGGCGCGCCCGTCAGGCGGCCCAGGC from Candidatus Sericytochromatia bacterium includes:
- a CDS encoding HlyD family efflux transporter periplasmic adaptor subunit — its product is MSPSRTPPWAPELSAFRALEAVRTPESSRRLAKAAIAGGLTIALALAFAPWRQTASAKGRVIAFAPMARQQLVEAPVEARVQRWHVQEGSRVRAGEPLVELRDVDPEFVARLERELAAVRERIAAADGRQRALNARAQALGTSRERAIRAAGERKRMADLRTRAADEALTAARATETTAKLNRDRQWALRTRGLAADRAVELAELELTRAITERARAAATLAAAQAEQSALAADLARVETDGTAALEEARGGAAGARADAENARAELARLEVRRARQAAQAVTAPRDGTVFRLAAFEIGGLVKAGDPLVMLVPETRDRAVEAWIAGNDAPLVRPGRTVRIQFEGFPAIQFSGWPEAAIGTFGGRVAFVETTDDGEGRFRALIVPEDGAPWPEPAILRQGVQANVWVLLDVVALGYELWRQFNAFPPNYVGEAPTQEPKLDAPSKRLRK